One window of Botrimarina mediterranea genomic DNA carries:
- a CDS encoding alpha-amylase/4-alpha-glucanotransferase domain-containing protein, translating to MTQPLRLVLVLHNHQPIGNFDGVIEQAYQDSYLPFLDVFEEYRGLPIGLHTSGSLIEWLEQHRPEYLHRVARLVSEGRIEVLGGPFYEPIMTMIPSRDRVGQIRSYTQWLNDRLGARVRGMWMPERVWEQSLTRDLVEAGMEYTILDDFHFKNAGWTENQLHGYYLTEEDTRLLSVFPGSEKLRYTIPFQEPHETINYLRQVYEQQPGAVVLFGDDGEKLGTWPDTKDHVYKNGWLRRFFDALQQNSDWLWVCTPSQALDAVSPLGKLYIPECSYREMTEWALPAEQQNVYHDVAHDLQDIGRWDAVSQFARGGFWRNFKVRYPETGDMYARMQMVSKRLAEAQADAARRDDAEPCRTLESARTELYRGQCNCSYWHGAFGGIYLPHLRHAVFNHLIAAENLLDQREGRGLNDADWVELDTADYNLDARQEVRLASNRLVALLTPSDGAEIYELDVRSICLNVGSTLARREEAYHRKVLAGPDQTGGDVASIHDRVVFKQEGLDQMLQYDSRQRRSLTDHFYDLDVSRDAIARNEAREAGDFVGAIYETKLRRKPERMQVQFTREGHVDGCPVRLTKGVTLDAGGATLEIAYLLEDLPGDRPLHFSTEFNLAGLPAGADDRFFHLGDGQSIGQLGEPRDMADVEELHLVDGWLGIDLGFTIDRPTSIWTFPISTVSQSEGGFELVNQSITVQPHWILQGDEQGRWSVTIRLTADTSAAEGRAMQHTPEMASV from the coding sequence ATGACCCAACCGCTACGGCTTGTGCTCGTCCTGCACAACCATCAACCGATCGGCAACTTCGACGGCGTTATCGAGCAGGCGTACCAGGACAGCTACCTGCCGTTCCTCGACGTCTTTGAGGAGTACCGCGGCCTGCCGATCGGCCTGCACACCAGCGGCTCGTTGATCGAGTGGCTCGAGCAACACCGGCCCGAGTACCTCCATCGGGTGGCTCGCCTCGTGTCGGAAGGCCGCATCGAGGTCCTTGGCGGCCCGTTCTACGAGCCGATCATGACGATGATCCCCAGCCGGGACCGCGTCGGGCAGATCCGCTCGTACACGCAGTGGCTCAACGACCGCCTCGGCGCCCGGGTCCGCGGCATGTGGATGCCCGAGCGTGTCTGGGAGCAGTCGCTGACGCGCGACTTGGTCGAAGCGGGGATGGAGTACACCATCCTCGACGACTTCCATTTCAAGAACGCCGGCTGGACCGAGAACCAGCTCCACGGCTACTACCTCACCGAGGAAGACACCCGCCTGTTGTCGGTCTTCCCCGGGAGCGAGAAGCTGCGCTACACGATCCCGTTCCAAGAGCCGCACGAGACCATCAACTACCTGCGGCAGGTGTACGAGCAACAACCCGGCGCGGTCGTGCTGTTCGGTGACGACGGTGAGAAGCTCGGCACGTGGCCGGACACCAAGGACCACGTCTACAAGAACGGCTGGCTGCGGCGGTTCTTCGACGCGCTCCAGCAGAACAGCGACTGGCTGTGGGTCTGCACGCCGTCGCAGGCGCTCGACGCGGTTAGCCCGCTGGGGAAGCTTTACATCCCCGAGTGCAGCTACCGCGAAATGACCGAGTGGGCGCTGCCGGCTGAGCAGCAGAACGTCTACCACGACGTGGCGCACGACCTGCAAGACATCGGCCGCTGGGACGCGGTCTCGCAGTTCGCCCGCGGCGGGTTCTGGCGGAACTTCAAGGTCCGCTATCCCGAGACCGGCGACATGTACGCCCGTATGCAGATGGTGAGCAAGCGCCTCGCCGAAGCGCAGGCCGACGCCGCCCGGCGTGACGACGCTGAGCCGTGTCGCACGCTCGAGTCGGCGCGAACCGAGCTGTACCGCGGCCAGTGCAACTGCAGCTACTGGCACGGCGCGTTCGGAGGCATCTACCTGCCCCACCTGCGTCACGCCGTGTTCAACCACCTGATCGCGGCCGAGAACCTGCTCGACCAGCGCGAGGGCCGCGGCCTCAACGACGCCGACTGGGTCGAACTCGACACGGCCGACTACAACCTCGACGCCCGCCAAGAGGTGCGTCTGGCCTCGAACCGCCTCGTCGCGTTGCTGACGCCGTCCGACGGCGCCGAGATTTACGAACTCGACGTGCGGTCGATCTGCCTGAATGTCGGCTCGACGCTCGCCCGTCGCGAAGAGGCCTACCACCGCAAGGTGCTCGCCGGCCCCGACCAGACGGGCGGCGATGTTGCCAGCATCCACGACCGCGTGGTCTTCAAACAAGAAGGCCTCGACCAGATGCTGCAGTACGACTCGCGTCAACGCCGCAGCCTGACGGATCACTTTTACGACCTCGACGTCTCACGTGACGCGATCGCACGGAACGAGGCCCGCGAGGCGGGCGACTTCGTCGGCGCCATCTACGAGACCAAGCTCCGCCGCAAGCCCGAGCGGATGCAAGTGCAGTTCACCCGCGAAGGCCACGTCGATGGCTGCCCCGTGCGGCTCACCAAGGGCGTCACGCTCGACGCCGGCGGCGCGACGCTCGAGATCGCCTACCTGCTCGAAGACCTGCCCGGCGACCGTCCGCTGCACTTCAGCACCGAGTTCAACTTGGCGGGCCTCCCGGCCGGCGCCGACGACCGCTTCTTCCACCTGGGCGACGGCCAGTCGATCGGCCAACTCGGCGAGCCCCGCGACATGGCCGATGTCGAAGAGCTGCACCTCGTGGACGGCTGGCTCGGCATCGACCTGGGCTTCACGATCGACCGTCCCACGTCGATCTGGACGTTCCCGATCTCGACCGTTAGCCAGAGCGAAGGCGGGTTCGAGCTGGTCAACCAATCGATCACCGTCCAGCCGCACTGGATCCTGCAAGGCGACGAGCAAGGCCGCTGGAGCGTCACGATCCGCCTCACGGCCGACACATCGGCGGCCGAAGGCCGCGCAATGCAGCACACGCCGGAGATGGCGTCGGTGTGA
- a CDS encoding galactose-1-phosphate uridylyltransferase, translated as MSTWRFDSLNQRKVRIAPARALRPNDFGGPTEKKRRCPFCGGSEADTPPEVDRIADSAGAWSARAIPNQYPTVDGADGVQEVIIESPRHVSRLGELTDEELTAAVTCWARRLVHRRREGRFDYLLLFKNEGPAAGASMQHVHSQLIALPTAPAQAAAMWDAIRRGDLPQDESCVVRTAAWELVSPTAPRFAYECWWRPRGGQMPLEALAEGEGAGELARQLRRIVAAVINLGGCDAYNLIVQVPPVSHASDVGDRWWIEVVPRSAGIAGLELATGLWVNPVGPEEAARRLAEELA; from the coding sequence GTGTCCACTTGGCGTTTCGATTCATTGAACCAACGGAAGGTGCGGATCGCGCCGGCGCGGGCGTTGCGGCCGAATGACTTTGGCGGACCGACCGAGAAGAAGCGTCGCTGCCCCTTCTGCGGCGGTTCGGAAGCCGACACGCCGCCCGAGGTCGATCGGATTGCCGACAGCGCTGGGGCGTGGTCCGCGCGAGCCATCCCGAATCAGTACCCAACCGTCGACGGCGCCGACGGCGTCCAAGAAGTCATCATTGAGTCGCCCCGCCACGTCAGTCGGCTGGGGGAACTCACCGACGAAGAGTTGACGGCGGCCGTGACCTGTTGGGCGCGGCGGCTGGTGCATCGGCGCCGCGAGGGTCGCTTCGATTACCTGCTGCTCTTCAAGAACGAAGGGCCGGCGGCGGGCGCCTCGATGCAGCACGTCCATAGCCAACTGATCGCGCTCCCAACGGCGCCGGCTCAGGCCGCGGCCATGTGGGACGCGATCCGCCGGGGCGACCTGCCGCAAGACGAGTCCTGCGTCGTGAGGACGGCCGCCTGGGAGCTCGTGTCGCCCACGGCGCCAAGGTTTGCTTACGAGTGCTGGTGGCGTCCGAGGGGGGGCCAGATGCCGCTAGAGGCCCTTGCCGAGGGCGAGGGCGCCGGCGAGTTGGCACGGCAGCTGCGGAGAATCGTGGCGGCCGTCATCAACTTGGGCGGCTGCGATGCGTACAACTTGATCGTCCAGGTCCCGCCCGTTTCGCACGCTAGCGACGTGGGCGATCGGTGGTGGATCGAGGTCGTGCCCCGCTCGGCGGGGATCGCCGGCCTCGAGCTGGCGACCGGCCTGTGGGTCAACCCCGTTGGTCCCGAAGAAGCCGCCCGGCGACTGGCGGAAGAGCTTGCTTAG
- the glgA gene encoding glycogen synthase GlgA, translating into MNVLFATTEATPFCKTGGLGDVCGSLPIALRQHGVKPVLFMPAFRQAMESGQPIEPTGIHFEVPIGRKKVVGEYLRSTLPGSDVPVYLVEQHGYYNRPALYREAAGDYVDNCERFVFFNRAILEAVDLLGLDVDVIHCHDWQSGLIPTYLQTLYADRSSLDHVTTLYTIHNLAYQGSFWHWDMELTGLGWEHFNWREVEFYGRINFMKAALSQADVISTVSPRYAQEILDPPMSCGLEGVLRHRQSDLTGVLNGVDYGQWSPATDPFLSSNYGVENFVEGKAACKRALQQEMGLPMRDDVPLLANIGRLADQKGFDLISDVMPRLAESLEAQWVLLGTGEPHYEQMMLRLAAEHPERVAVRVGFSNELAHRIEAGADMFLMPSRYEPCGLNQMYSLKYGAVPIVRETGGLADTITNATEYTLGDRTANGFSFADASAYALSMVIDRAVRAYRQPELWRQIVETGMNQDWSWDRSARQYVELYERTMAKAPAMA; encoded by the coding sequence GTGAATGTCCTTTTTGCTACGACCGAGGCGACGCCGTTCTGCAAGACGGGCGGCCTGGGCGATGTGTGCGGCTCGCTCCCGATCGCGTTGCGACAGCACGGGGTGAAGCCGGTGCTGTTCATGCCGGCGTTCCGCCAGGCGATGGAGTCGGGCCAGCCGATCGAGCCGACGGGCATCCACTTCGAGGTGCCGATCGGGCGCAAGAAAGTGGTCGGCGAGTACCTCCGCAGCACGCTCCCCGGGAGCGACGTGCCGGTCTACCTCGTCGAGCAGCACGGCTACTACAACCGTCCCGCGCTGTACCGCGAAGCGGCGGGCGACTACGTCGATAACTGCGAACGGTTCGTCTTCTTCAATCGGGCGATCCTCGAAGCGGTCGACCTGCTCGGGCTCGACGTCGATGTGATCCATTGCCACGACTGGCAATCGGGTCTGATCCCGACCTATCTGCAAACGCTGTACGCCGACCGCTCGTCGCTCGACCACGTGACGACGCTCTATACGATCCACAACCTCGCCTACCAGGGGAGCTTCTGGCACTGGGACATGGAGCTCACCGGCCTCGGCTGGGAGCACTTCAACTGGCGTGAGGTCGAGTTCTACGGACGGATCAACTTCATGAAGGCCGCGCTGTCGCAGGCCGACGTGATCAGCACCGTCAGCCCGCGCTACGCCCAGGAGATCCTCGACCCGCCGATGAGCTGCGGGCTGGAGGGCGTGCTGCGTCATCGCCAGAGCGACCTTACCGGCGTGCTCAACGGCGTCGACTACGGCCAGTGGAGCCCGGCGACAGACCCGTTCTTGTCCTCCAATTACGGCGTCGAGAACTTCGTCGAAGGCAAAGCCGCCTGCAAGCGCGCCCTGCAACAAGAGATGGGGCTGCCGATGCGCGACGACGTTCCGCTCTTGGCGAACATCGGGCGGCTCGCGGATCAGAAGGGCTTCGACCTGATCTCGGACGTCATGCCGCGGCTTGCCGAATCGCTCGAGGCCCAGTGGGTGCTGCTCGGCACCGGCGAGCCGCACTACGAACAGATGATGCTCCGCCTCGCGGCCGAGCACCCCGAGCGTGTCGCCGTGCGGGTCGGCTTCTCGAACGAGCTGGCCCACCGCATCGAAGCCGGCGCCGACATGTTCTTGATGCCCAGCCGCTACGAGCCCTGCGGGCTCAACCAGATGTACAGCCTCAAGTACGGCGCCGTGCCGATCGTCCGCGAGACGGGCGGCCTCGCCGACACGATCACCAACGCGACCGAGTACACGCTCGGCGACCGGACGGCCAACGGCTTCTCGTTCGCCGACGCTTCGGCCTACGCCCTGTCGATGGTCATCGACCGGGCGGTGCGGGCCTACCGTCAACCGGAGTTGTGGCGGCAGATCGTCGAGACGGGCATGAATCAAGACTGGTCGTGGGACCGCAGCGCTCGGCAGTATGTCGAGCTGTACGAGCGGACGATGGCCAAAGCGCCCGCGATGGCGTAG
- the mtnB gene encoding methylthioribulose 1-phosphate dehydratase: MSTAVAADISPAARRAAAEGLVALGAQMHAEGWSRATSSNYSVRLSADPLRLLVTASGKHKDRLTTDDFVLIDDTGAAIEPGAPKSSAETMLHVVLGRDAGAGAIVHTHSVWGTLLSDAYATTGVLTLSGYEMLKALPGIKTHDTSVELAIFPNTQDIAALSAELSERIKAGDEAVRYGFLIHKHGLYTWASDLDGARACVEALEFLFECEGRKLSLR, from the coding sequence ATGTCCACCGCCGTTGCCGCCGACATTTCGCCCGCCGCTCGCCGGGCCGCCGCCGAGGGGCTCGTCGCCCTTGGCGCCCAGATGCACGCCGAGGGCTGGTCCCGCGCCACCAGCAGCAATTACAGCGTGCGGCTCTCCGCGGACCCCTTGCGCCTCCTGGTCACCGCCAGCGGCAAGCACAAGGACCGCCTGACGACCGACGACTTCGTCCTCATCGACGACACGGGCGCCGCCATCGAGCCTGGTGCCCCCAAATCGTCCGCCGAGACCATGCTGCACGTCGTCCTCGGCCGCGACGCGGGCGCTGGGGCGATTGTCCACACCCACTCGGTCTGGGGGACGCTGCTGTCGGACGCCTACGCCACAACTGGTGTCCTGACGCTATCGGGCTACGAGATGCTCAAGGCCCTCCCCGGGATCAAGACGCACGACACGTCCGTCGAGTTGGCCATTTTCCCGAACACCCAGGACATCGCCGCCCTCTCTGCTGAACTCAGCGAGAGAATCAAAGCGGGCGACGAAGCGGTCCGTTACGGTTTCTTGATCCACAAGCACGGGCTGTATACTTGGGCCAGCGACCTCGACGGCGCGCGGGCGTGTGTCGAGGCGTTGGAGTTTTTGTTCGAGTGTGAGGGACGCAAGCTGTCTTTGAGGTGA
- a CDS encoding 1,2-dihydroxy-3-keto-5-methylthiopentene dioxygenase, whose protein sequence is MATVKVPATNTQLDDAAEIAAFLKPYGIWHERWDVEGRIGDDATAEEILAAYEPEIERLKVAGGYVTADVINVSPETPNLDAMLARFDKEHTHSEDEVRFTVRGHGVFWVNPENGDPVFAIEVGVGDLINVPRGTKHWFHLCNDRTIRCIRLFQEMAGWTPEYMDNGVHVEHPPVCWGPNFLTAEAASAALGDGPVRL, encoded by the coding sequence ATGGCTACCGTCAAAGTCCCCGCCACCAACACCCAGCTCGACGACGCCGCCGAGATCGCCGCGTTCCTCAAGCCCTACGGCATCTGGCACGAGCGGTGGGACGTTGAGGGCCGCATCGGTGACGACGCGACCGCCGAGGAGATCCTCGCCGCGTACGAGCCCGAGATCGAGCGGCTCAAGGTCGCCGGCGGTTACGTCACGGCCGACGTGATCAACGTCTCGCCCGAGACGCCGAACCTCGACGCGATGCTCGCCCGCTTCGACAAGGAGCACACCCATTCCGAGGACGAGGTCCGCTTCACCGTCCGCGGCCACGGCGTCTTCTGGGTCAATCCGGAGAACGGCGACCCGGTGTTCGCGATCGAGGTGGGCGTCGGCGACCTCATCAACGTTCCGCGCGGCACGAAGCACTGGTTCCACCTCTGCAACGACCGCACGATCCGCTGCATCCGCCTCTTCCAAGAGATGGCGGGCTGGACCCCCGAGTACATGGACAATGGCGTGCACGTCGAGCACCCGCCCGTCTGCTGGGGCCCCAACTTCCTCACCGCCGAAGCCGCCAGCGCCGCCCTCGGCGACGGGCCGGTCCGGCTTTGA
- the mtnC gene encoding acireductone synthase, translating to MHFTGRGVLVDIEGTTSAVAYVYDVMFPFARKGIASYVAQHWDDDALASVREQFAADAGRDLATPDELTAEALRLMDGDVKATGLKTLQGLVWEAGFHSGELQAHVFADVPPALTAWREAGLDVRVYSSGSIHAQRLFFGHTEAGDLLSYFSGHYDTTTGPKREAASYTAIANAWGLAPAEVLFLSDITEELNAARAAGMQTALVVRPGNAAASPIEPPHETIESFEQITH from the coding sequence ATGCACTTCACCGGTCGGGGCGTTCTTGTTGACATCGAGGGGACGACCTCGGCGGTTGCTTACGTCTACGACGTGATGTTCCCCTTCGCTCGTAAGGGGATCGCCAGCTATGTCGCCCAGCATTGGGACGATGACGCGTTGGCGAGCGTGAGAGAGCAGTTCGCCGCGGACGCGGGCCGTGACTTGGCGACGCCCGACGAGCTAACGGCCGAGGCGCTGCGGCTGATGGATGGCGACGTCAAAGCCACCGGTCTCAAGACGCTGCAAGGTCTTGTTTGGGAAGCGGGCTTCCATTCGGGCGAGCTGCAAGCCCACGTCTTCGCCGACGTGCCGCCGGCCCTCACCGCGTGGCGTGAGGCGGGACTCGACGTGCGGGTCTACTCCTCCGGCAGCATCCACGCCCAACGGCTCTTCTTCGGCCACACCGAAGCCGGCGACCTGCTGTCCTATTTCAGCGGCCACTACGACACCACGACCGGCCCGAAGCGTGAAGCGGCGAGCTACACGGCGATCGCCAACGCCTGGGGCCTCGCGCCTGCGGAAGTGCTCTTCCTCAGCGACATCACCGAAGAACTCAACGCGGCCCGCGCCGCGGGGATGCAAACAGCGCTCGTCGTGCGACCGGGGAACGCAGCGGCGTCGCCCATCGAACCGCCGCATGAGACGATCGAGAGCTTCGAGCAGATCACCCACTGA
- a CDS encoding ExbD/TolR family protein has protein sequence MKAPALPRRGGGNPIGAVMTPMIDVVFLLLVFFLCTSSFEEPEQNLAASLVVAQQTPGAGAAMTPPPELEDVKIVGEMRGDSTLWTVNGGRQTTDLAELTTLLKQLAAIDRALPVTIDAGAAVPMRDVVGAYDAARAAGFGRVLLAADALPGETKP, from the coding sequence ATGAAGGCGCCCGCCCTCCCACGCCGCGGCGGCGGCAACCCGATCGGCGCGGTGATGACGCCGATGATCGACGTGGTCTTCCTGCTGCTGGTGTTCTTCCTCTGCACGTCGTCGTTCGAAGAGCCCGAACAGAACCTCGCCGCCAGCCTCGTCGTCGCCCAGCAGACGCCCGGCGCTGGCGCCGCGATGACGCCGCCGCCCGAGCTGGAAGACGTGAAGATCGTCGGCGAGATGCGCGGCGACTCGACGCTGTGGACGGTCAATGGCGGGCGACAAACGACGGACCTCGCCGAGCTGACAACGCTGCTGAAGCAACTCGCCGCGATCGATCGCGCGCTACCGGTGACGATCGACGCCGGCGCGGCCGTGCCAATGCGCGACGTCGTCGGCGCGTACGATGCGGCAAGGGCCGCGGGCTTCGGTCGGGTGCTGCTCGCGGCAGATGCGCTGCCGGGGGAGACCAAGCCATGA
- a CDS encoding ExbD/TolR family protein, which translates to MRAPVRDARSRAAGELNMTPMIDVVFLLIIFFLVSSHLARRESRLALDLPTAATGQADDDPSPRLTINVAADGALSLGAEAIDPTQLTERLRAQSEAEGDALRVRLRSDRAAPYSAVEPALAACAEAGVEDIALAVYGKEARR; encoded by the coding sequence ATGCGGGCTCCGGTTCGAGATGCGCGGTCGCGCGCCGCGGGTGAGCTGAATATGACGCCGATGATCGACGTCGTATTTCTGTTGATCATCTTCTTCCTCGTCAGCAGCCACCTCGCGCGCCGTGAGAGCCGGCTGGCGCTCGACCTGCCGACGGCGGCGACGGGGCAAGCGGACGACGACCCCTCGCCACGTCTGACGATCAACGTCGCCGCCGACGGCGCGTTGTCGCTCGGCGCCGAAGCGATTGACCCTACGCAACTCACCGAGCGATTGCGCGCTCAGAGCGAGGCCGAAGGCGACGCGCTACGGGTGCGGCTACGCAGCGACCGGGCGGCGCCGTACTCGGCCGTCGAGCCGGCACTGGCGGCGTGCGCCGAGGCGGGCGTTGAGGACATCGCGCTGGCGGTCTATGGCAAGGAGGCCCGGCGATGA
- a CDS encoding MotA/TolQ/ExbB proton channel family protein, giving the protein MPIPLFADAAWAWQLITSGGVVGMVLLGLLLVLSLAALALAVEQLVSLRVSRLVPEGLAARVRKLLEGGDLAGARKACADGGMLGDLLTTAIDEATEIADVAAPAWPAVEKAMEEEAASYAARLARPLDYLSLIGNLAPMVGLLGTVVGMIFAFREVAETQGAATAAQLASGIYQALVTTVGGLMVAIPSLGAYTVLRNRVDAIAADAVVEAESATRPLKRALSGAKPIRLQPPPGVIG; this is encoded by the coding sequence ATGCCGATCCCCCTCTTTGCCGACGCCGCCTGGGCCTGGCAGCTCATTACCTCCGGCGGCGTCGTCGGCATGGTCCTGTTGGGTCTGCTGCTGGTGCTGTCGCTGGCGGCGCTGGCGCTAGCGGTCGAGCAGTTGGTCTCGCTGCGGGTGTCGCGCCTCGTTCCCGAGGGGCTCGCCGCCCGGGTCCGCAAGCTGCTCGAGGGGGGCGACCTCGCCGGCGCCCGCAAGGCGTGCGCCGACGGCGGCATGCTGGGCGACCTGCTAACGACCGCGATCGACGAAGCGACCGAGATCGCTGACGTCGCCGCCCCCGCCTGGCCCGCGGTGGAGAAGGCGATGGAGGAAGAGGCCGCGTCGTACGCGGCCCGGCTCGCCCGGCCGCTCGACTACCTTTCGCTGATCGGCAACCTGGCGCCGATGGTGGGTCTGTTGGGAACCGTGGTCGGCATGATCTTCGCCTTCCGCGAAGTCGCCGAGACCCAGGGCGCCGCCACCGCCGCGCAGCTCGCCAGCGGCATCTACCAAGCCCTGGTGACGACGGTCGGCGGCCTGATGGTGGCGATCCCGTCGCTCGGCGCCTACACGGTGCTGCGCAACCGCGTCGATGCGATCGCCGCCGACGCCGTCGTCGAAGCCGAGTCCGCCACGCGGCCGCTGAAGCGAGCGCTGTCCGGCGCCAAGCCGATCCGCCTGCAACCACCGCCGGGCGTCATCGGATGA
- a CDS encoding vWA domain-containing protein — translation MLAPITDRRTRTLAWATSLAVHSMLSAGAFWAGAQGGTEAGGDSESREIGIVLRESSLPPSPFESDSLSDADVPTPVEATPIETAPTEAASLAPSAFSDLLEQLVEPKDPGAGPKASAGGPSAAASAPSGGRPKLPIGKARVEFLGVEGVGSRFVYVLDRSISMQGAPLRAVKTHLIASLEGIGPAQQFHILFFNSRTSSLDLTGGQRRVAYGTDENKTRAAKFVLSVNADGGTVRETALEEAFAFRPDVIFFLTDVDTPMTAGQLAEAIADAAGSVAIHTIEFGKGPSDGRRNFLVELAEGTGGQHAYVDTSMLSR, via the coding sequence ATGCTCGCCCCGATTACCGACCGCCGCACGCGCACGCTCGCCTGGGCGACTTCGCTCGCGGTCCACTCGATGCTCTCGGCGGGCGCCTTCTGGGCGGGCGCGCAGGGCGGGACCGAGGCGGGCGGCGACTCCGAGTCGCGCGAGATCGGCATCGTGTTGCGCGAGTCGAGCCTGCCGCCGTCGCCGTTCGAGTCCGACTCGCTCAGCGACGCCGACGTCCCCACGCCGGTGGAAGCGACGCCGATCGAGACCGCGCCGACCGAAGCCGCGTCGCTCGCGCCGAGCGCCTTCAGCGACCTGCTCGAACAACTCGTCGAACCGAAAGACCCGGGCGCCGGCCCCAAGGCGTCGGCCGGCGGCCCGAGCGCCGCGGCGTCCGCGCCATCGGGCGGGAGGCCGAAGCTGCCGATCGGTAAGGCGCGGGTCGAGTTCCTCGGCGTCGAAGGCGTCGGCTCGCGGTTCGTCTATGTGCTCGACCGTTCGATCAGCATGCAGGGCGCGCCGCTCCGCGCGGTGAAGACGCATCTCATCGCCAGCCTCGAGGGGATCGGCCCGGCGCAACAGTTCCATATCCTGTTCTTCAACTCGCGGACCTCGTCGCTCGACCTCACCGGCGGCCAACGCCGCGTCGCGTACGGGACCGACGAGAACAAGACCCGCGCCGCCAAGTTTGTCCTCAGCGTCAACGCCGATGGCGGCACCGTCCGTGAGACCGCCCTCGAAGAAGCGTTCGCCTTCCGGCCCGACGTGATCTTCTTCCTCACCGACGTGGACACGCCGATGACGGCGGGCCAGCTCGCCGAAGCGATCGCCGACGCCGCCGGCAGCGTCGCCATCCACACGATCGAGTTCGGCAAAGGCCCCAGCGACGGCCGCCGCAACTTCCTCGTGGAGCTCGCCGAAGGGACCGGCGGCCAGCACGCCTACGTCGACACGTCGATGCTGTCGCGGTGA
- the def gene encoding peptide deformylase, with protein sequence MPLEIVHYPHPTLRHVSKPLAKVDRQLRDWAAEMLALMYEHEGIGLAANQVDLPYRMFVINVTGDPDQPEHERVLINPVLSKGKGQTTMSEGCLSLPEVRGPMIRNTSIRVQAYDLAGNEIDETVEGMLARVIQHETDHLDGILFIDKMTPTERAEVDDDLYELEVDWQSRQNTGDVPSEETILARLAELEALRC encoded by the coding sequence TTGCCGCTGGAAATCGTCCACTACCCGCACCCCACGCTGCGGCACGTCTCGAAGCCGCTAGCAAAGGTCGATCGGCAACTCCGGGACTGGGCCGCGGAGATGCTCGCGCTCATGTACGAGCACGAAGGGATCGGCCTCGCGGCCAATCAGGTCGATCTTCCTTACCGGATGTTCGTCATCAACGTGACTGGCGACCCCGACCAGCCGGAGCATGAGCGGGTGCTCATCAACCCGGTCCTCTCGAAGGGGAAAGGTCAGACGACCATGAGCGAAGGCTGCCTGAGCCTCCCCGAGGTCCGCGGGCCGATGATCCGCAACACGTCGATCCGTGTGCAGGCGTACGACTTGGCCGGCAACGAGATCGACGAGACCGTCGAAGGGATGCTCGCCCGCGTCATCCAACACGAGACCGACCACCTCGACGGCATCCTCTTTATCGACAAGATGACGCCGACCGAACGGGCCGAGGTCGATGACGACCTCTACGAGCTGGAAGTCGACTGGCAGAGCCGCCAAAACACCGGCGACGTGCCGAGCGAAGAAACGATCCTCGCGCGGCTCGCCGAACTCGAAGCTCTCCGCTGCTAA